A window of the Radiobacillus deserti genome harbors these coding sequences:
- a CDS encoding SLC13 family permease, translating to MNKKMALFIVCLGLYVLFFVPLLEWDIKVKGLIALLIVQILWIGRVFPLAFSSILLILVLSFHFFSYEETLRYISSDIVWLLFSTFILSKAFIKTGLANRVSLKMLSFSKGSGSFLLLLSFFLMFILAVLIPSNIGKGSLLSSILDRVIKSLEKISDVRNLAKSLFIGVAYLAAISGGFVATGASSTIYTFGIFQDSTHHFSFLTWIMYFAPPILLFIILLWVLLLIHFPYQHLDKELLKSLIDGKVEELGAVNKNEVKISCIMAVTLLLWITQNLHGFSIPLVGLLGASLTVMPGIGVWNWEEARKSVDWDMMIFFASTLMVSGMLIKTDTVGWVANWIVLHNNFASPVIILIVLIVCTALLRIIFVNILGFLTIMLPLALTIGENLIGMEPIIVAMAVFLTGIPGFLLITQSPVHLISFSFGYFDEKDLFRIGKWALFIWLIIVILSATLYWRWIV from the coding sequence ATGAATAAAAAAATGGCTTTATTTATTGTTTGCTTAGGGTTGTATGTTCTATTCTTTGTTCCGTTATTAGAGTGGGATATAAAAGTAAAGGGGCTAATTGCTTTATTGATTGTACAAATTCTATGGATTGGAAGAGTCTTTCCACTTGCGTTTAGTTCCATTCTCTTGATACTCGTACTATCATTCCATTTTTTTAGTTACGAAGAGACTTTAAGATATATTAGTTCGGATATTGTTTGGTTGTTATTTTCTACATTTATCCTTTCAAAGGCGTTTATTAAAACGGGGTTAGCCAATCGGGTCTCTTTAAAAATGCTGAGCTTTTCAAAGGGGTCTGGTAGTTTTCTATTATTACTATCTTTTTTTCTTATGTTTATTCTAGCAGTACTCATTCCTTCCAACATCGGGAAAGGAAGTCTACTTTCTTCAATACTTGATCGTGTAATAAAGAGCTTGGAAAAGATAAGTGATGTTCGTAATCTAGCAAAATCATTGTTTATAGGGGTAGCCTATTTAGCAGCTATTTCAGGAGGATTTGTAGCAACTGGAGCAAGTTCTACGATATATACGTTTGGTATTTTTCAAGATTCAACACATCATTTTTCTTTTTTAACTTGGATCATGTATTTTGCTCCCCCCATTTTACTATTTATCATACTACTATGGGTTTTGCTATTAATTCATTTTCCATATCAACATTTGGACAAAGAACTGCTAAAATCTCTAATTGATGGGAAGGTGGAAGAGCTTGGAGCGGTTAACAAGAATGAAGTTAAAATATCCTGTATCATGGCGGTTACTTTACTATTATGGATAACTCAAAACCTCCACGGATTTTCTATCCCGTTGGTAGGACTTCTAGGAGCTTCATTGACAGTTATGCCAGGTATCGGCGTATGGAACTGGGAGGAGGCAAGAAAATCGGTCGATTGGGATATGATGATATTTTTTGCATCTACTCTGATGGTTTCTGGAATGCTTATCAAAACTGATACGGTTGGGTGGGTTGCCAACTGGATTGTTCTACATAATAATTTTGCATCTCCAGTAATTATTTTAATAGTTTTAATTGTCTGCACCGCATTGTTACGAATCATTTTCGTAAATATACTAGGTTTTTTAACCATCATGTTGCCATTAGCATTAACTATAGGTGAAAATTTAATAGGAATGGAGCCGATCATTGTTGCCATGGCTGTTTTTCTTACAGGAATACCGGGTTTTTTGCTTATCACACAGTCTCCCGTACATTTAATTAGCTTTTCTTTTGGTTATTTTGATGAGAAAGATTTATTTAGAATTGGGAAATGGGCTTTATTCATTTGGCTGATTATTGTGATTCTTTCAGCGACGTTATATTGGAGATGGATTGTGTAA
- a CDS encoding tripartite tricarboxylate transporter permease: MDVNSFMTGLMTSLEPINILWVIVGGFLGTVVGMLPGLGPATAVAVLIPVTFGMDSTSAIILMAAIYYGAMYGGSRSSILLNTPGDGSAIAATFDGYPMARKGMAGEAMAISAVASFIGGIIAVVGFIFLAEPLANFALQFGPAEYFLLMLLTLSAIVSLSIGRMIKGFIAMFLGLLLSTVGIDTQTGVYRFTMGVPHLSEGIDFLIVIIGVYAIGEVLYNFLTIDDLKKEKKKVGKIWFSKEQWKRSKWPIFRSGPLGFIVGVLPGAGGSIASMISYTTEKQLSKKPEEFGEGAVEGLAAPESANNAASVGAMIPLLTMGIPGSGTTAVMLGALIMLGIRPGPLLFENQPETVWSLINSMFIGNIALVIINILLVGLLVKILDTPPKVLYPLIVLLAFIGTYTLSYNTFDFYLLLVFGILGLLMKVLDFPIAPLVLALIVGADMEQNFRKAVLSSDGNLGIFFSSSISIGLIIMTILSLTYPLLIKWIKSRKEIKRNLSSKDVS; encoded by the coding sequence ATGGATGTTAATAGTTTTATGACCGGATTAATGACCTCGTTAGAACCTATTAATATATTATGGGTTATCGTTGGGGGGTTTTTAGGAACTGTAGTAGGGATGCTTCCGGGTTTAGGTCCTGCAACAGCGGTAGCAGTATTAATCCCTGTTACGTTTGGAATGGACTCAACTAGTGCGATCATTTTAATGGCAGCTATCTATTATGGAGCAATGTACGGTGGTTCCAGAAGTTCCATCTTGTTAAATACACCAGGTGACGGATCTGCTATCGCTGCAACTTTCGATGGTTATCCAATGGCTCGTAAGGGGATGGCTGGAGAAGCAATGGCTATATCGGCAGTAGCTTCCTTTATTGGAGGAATCATTGCTGTTGTTGGTTTTATTTTTTTAGCGGAACCACTTGCTAATTTTGCTTTACAATTTGGCCCTGCAGAGTATTTTCTTCTTATGTTATTAACCTTATCGGCAATTGTATCCTTATCGATTGGTAGAATGATAAAAGGCTTTATTGCAATGTTTCTTGGGTTGCTATTAAGCACAGTAGGTATTGATACACAGACAGGTGTATATCGATTCACAATGGGGGTACCTCACTTAAGTGAGGGAATTGACTTTCTAATTGTGATTATCGGAGTTTATGCAATTGGAGAGGTTCTTTACAACTTTCTCACAATTGATGACTTGAAGAAAGAAAAGAAAAAAGTAGGGAAAATCTGGTTTAGTAAAGAGCAGTGGAAACGTTCCAAGTGGCCGATTTTTCGAAGTGGGCCACTAGGGTTTATTGTTGGTGTATTGCCAGGAGCTGGAGGTTCCATTGCATCGATGATTAGCTATACAACAGAAAAACAACTTTCCAAAAAGCCTGAGGAGTTTGGGGAAGGAGCGGTGGAGGGGTTAGCTGCACCCGAATCTGCTAATAATGCGGCTTCTGTCGGAGCAATGATTCCTTTGCTTACAATGGGAATCCCTGGGTCGGGGACTACGGCAGTTATGCTCGGTGCTCTCATTATGTTAGGGATTCGACCAGGTCCATTATTATTTGAAAATCAGCCAGAAACCGTTTGGTCTCTCATTAACAGTATGTTTATTGGAAATATTGCACTAGTGATAATAAACATTTTATTAGTTGGCTTGCTCGTAAAAATTTTAGATACACCTCCTAAAGTTTTGTATCCGTTAATCGTACTATTGGCGTTTATCGGTACTTATACGTTAAGTTACAATACTTTCGATTTTTATCTGTTGCTCGTGTTTGGTATTTTAGGCCTTCTAATGAAGGTGCTAGATTTTCCGATTGCACCACTAGTATTAGCACTTATTGTAGGAGCTGATATGGAGCAGAATTTCAGGAAGGCAGTCTTATCTTCGGATGGAAATCTAGGAATTTTCTTTTCTTCCTCCATTAGCATTGGGCTCATCATCATGACGATTCTATCGTTAACGTATCCTTTGCTAATTAAGTGGATAAAAAGTAGAAAGGAAATTAAGCGGAATCTATCATCTAAAGACGTCTCATAA
- a CDS encoding tripartite tricarboxylate transporter TctB family protein — protein MKIWKLAMPTLLLVLGCSFLIASFQIEKSNLGNPNGPLYFPIGLSILLLLFSFMYLAQEWKKREEDHKVISQLLTGRTPKLIGLTILLGVGYSLLFERVGFLISTFLFLGTLLFVLNGKKKWMTNIIVAVCFSFFSWYAFSELLGVSLP, from the coding sequence ATGAAAATATGGAAACTAGCTATGCCAACCCTGTTACTTGTTCTTGGATGCTCCTTTTTAATTGCTTCATTTCAGATAGAGAAATCTAACCTTGGGAACCCAAACGGTCCTTTATACTTCCCAATTGGGTTAAGCATTTTGTTATTACTATTTAGTTTCATGTATCTTGCACAAGAATGGAAAAAGAGAGAAGAAGATCATAAGGTAATAAGTCAATTGCTAACTGGAAGAACTCCAAAATTAATAGGCCTAACCATTCTTTTAGGAGTAGGCTACTCCCTTCTTTTTGAAAGAGTAGGGTTTCTTATTTCTACCTTTCTGTTTCTAGGAACACTTTTGTTTGTTTTAAATGGAAAGAAAAAATGGATGACAAATATTATCGTTGCGGTTTGTTTTTCTTTCTTTTCATGGTACGCATTTAGTGAACTTTTAGGGGTCAGTCTGCCATGA
- a CDS encoding 3'-5' exonuclease produces the protein MNIVSIDFETANKYRSSPCAIGIVVSDGKKIIDEFYSLINPLMEFHSYNIYVHGIEEVDVVDAPTFDELWPVIQKYVENGLVVAHNASFDMSVLRATLDRYELPYPTIQYICSVALSKQIWPRLENYKLNHLADIHSIHFNHHNALEDARVVVHLLHKALEEKNIPVISSLLDMYRISCGQIYERSYVTPKVKTRSHSQRRGSIGRS, from the coding sequence ATGAATATCGTTTCCATAGATTTTGAAACCGCGAATAAATATCGCTCTAGTCCATGTGCAATCGGGATCGTTGTTTCCGATGGGAAGAAAATTATCGATGAGTTTTATAGTTTAATTAATCCATTAATGGAATTTCATTCTTACAATATTTATGTCCACGGCATAGAAGAAGTAGATGTAGTCGACGCTCCAACATTTGACGAGCTGTGGCCAGTTATTCAAAAATACGTTGAAAATGGGTTGGTTGTCGCGCACAATGCTAGCTTTGATATGAGTGTACTACGAGCAACCTTGGATCGCTATGAGCTGCCATACCCGACTATCCAATATATATGTTCTGTAGCGCTCTCTAAACAAATTTGGCCAAGGTTAGAAAACTATAAGCTCAATCACTTAGCAGACATTCATTCCATCCATTTTAACCATCACAATGCGTTAGAAGATGCGAGAGTGGTTGTCCATTTATTACATAAAGCATTAGAGGAAAAAAATATCCCTGTTATTTCAAGTCTTCTTGATATGTATAGAATTTCCTGTGGTCAAATCTATGAAAGAAGTTACGTTACACCTAAGGTGAAAACGAGGAGCCATTCTCAAAGGAGGGGGAGCATTGGCCGTTCGTAA
- a CDS encoding sensor histidine kinase yields MKQYSEDLRAQAHEFTNKLYVILGLIQLGVDDAIALIQEEATLQTQHSTLFMSQIQDEKVQAILLGKLAKASEKKINFIIDPESTLHFLPKHIGISPLITILGNIIDNAFDAVANKEAATVTLFVTDVGNDIIFEIEDTGKGIEKTIESSIFMKAFSSKGVNRGYGLANVKEEIDALNGWLEYSSEEEKGTTFTIILPKKVPIKKEE; encoded by the coding sequence GTGAAGCAATATTCAGAAGATCTTCGAGCACAAGCGCATGAGTTTACTAATAAGTTATACGTCATCTTGGGACTGATACAATTAGGAGTAGACGATGCTATTGCACTTATACAGGAGGAAGCTACGTTGCAAACGCAACATTCTACTTTGTTTATGAGTCAAATACAGGATGAAAAAGTGCAAGCTATTCTCTTAGGAAAACTAGCAAAAGCATCTGAAAAGAAAATAAACTTTATTATTGATCCGGAAAGTACTCTCCATTTTTTGCCAAAGCATATTGGAATTTCACCACTTATTACTATTTTAGGTAATATAATTGATAATGCATTTGATGCGGTGGCAAATAAAGAGGCTGCAACTGTTACTTTGTTCGTTACGGATGTAGGCAATGATATTATTTTTGAGATTGAAGATACCGGGAAGGGGATAGAGAAAACGATTGAATCGTCGATATTTATGAAAGCGTTCTCTTCGAAGGGGGTAAATCGTGGCTATGGATTAGCAAACGTTAAAGAGGAAATTGATGCATTAAATGGATGGTTGGAATACAGTAGCGAAGAAGAAAAAGGGACGACATTCACCATTATATTACCAAAAAAAGTTCCGATTAAGAAAGAGGAGTGA
- the tcuA gene encoding FAD-dependent tricarballylate dehydrogenase TcuA: MKEKQYDVIVVGAGNAALTAALTARENGASVLVLEKAPKHKRGGNSYFTDGAIRFAYNDLEDIRAIIHELSDDEAASIIMPEYNQNDYYNDLMRVTAEQSDPELARHLVQESYNTIVWMSNEGVNFELNYSNQSFVKNGKRQFWGGLPVRTERRGIGLMEQLFHRAEESDIDIWYSAAAKKIGVINGVVSSVLVDKSGDTLELTTSCVVLACGSFEANKALRKKHLGDEWESAIVRGTEYNTGDGIEMALEVGAQPYGQWTGCHSIGTDSEAPVVGDFKKPGDIYKKHSYPLSIMLNKHGKRFVDEGADFRNYTYAKYGREILKQSDHIAYQIYDSKVRNLLREEYNREEATSYQADSIEALVEQLPVEKQAFLKTIEEYNQAVQEGEFNPTVKDGKSTKGVVPAKTNWALPIDKGPFYAFPVTCGITFTFAGIHVNTEGQALNKHNNPIPGLFAAGEMVGGIFYENYPGGSGLMSGSVFGKTAGTSAARYVQEKRTLSQK; the protein is encoded by the coding sequence ATGAAAGAAAAACAATATGATGTAATTGTGGTTGGAGCAGGGAATGCGGCTTTAACAGCTGCATTGACAGCTCGTGAAAATGGAGCGTCCGTTTTAGTATTAGAGAAAGCACCTAAGCATAAGCGGGGTGGAAATTCATATTTTACTGATGGGGCAATCCGATTTGCGTACAATGATTTAGAGGATATCCGTGCAATTATTCATGAGCTTTCTGATGATGAAGCAGCGTCGATTATTATGCCCGAATATAATCAGAACGACTATTATAATGATCTGATGAGGGTGACGGCCGAGCAAAGTGACCCTGAACTTGCTAGACATCTCGTTCAGGAGTCCTATAACACCATTGTATGGATGAGTAATGAAGGTGTTAACTTTGAATTAAATTACTCCAATCAATCTTTTGTAAAGAATGGTAAGAGACAGTTTTGGGGAGGACTCCCGGTCAGGACTGAAAGACGGGGCATTGGACTAATGGAACAATTATTTCATCGTGCTGAAGAGAGTGATATCGATATTTGGTATAGTGCCGCAGCAAAAAAAATAGGAGTAATAAATGGTGTTGTCTCATCTGTGCTAGTTGATAAAAGTGGAGACACACTCGAATTAACTACGTCATGTGTCGTTCTTGCCTGTGGCAGTTTTGAAGCTAATAAAGCTCTGCGTAAAAAACATCTCGGAGATGAGTGGGAATCAGCTATAGTGCGTGGTACAGAATATAATACAGGTGACGGAATTGAAATGGCACTTGAGGTAGGAGCCCAGCCTTATGGACAGTGGACAGGTTGTCACTCCATTGGTACGGATTCCGAAGCGCCGGTGGTAGGCGATTTCAAGAAACCAGGAGATATTTATAAAAAACATTCTTATCCGTTAAGTATCATGTTGAACAAACATGGGAAGCGTTTTGTAGATGAGGGGGCAGATTTTAGAAATTATACGTATGCCAAATACGGTCGTGAGATTTTGAAGCAGTCTGACCACATCGCCTACCAGATTTATGATTCGAAGGTCAGAAATCTTCTTCGTGAGGAATATAATAGAGAAGAGGCTACTTCCTATCAAGCCGACTCTATAGAAGCGTTGGTAGAACAACTTCCTGTTGAGAAGCAAGCTTTTTTGAAGACAATAGAAGAATACAATCAAGCTGTTCAAGAAGGAGAGTTTAATCCTACGGTAAAAGATGGAAAATCAACCAAAGGAGTTGTACCAGCTAAGACGAACTGGGCACTCCCAATAGATAAGGGGCCGTTCTATGCCTTCCCAGTTACATGTGGAATTACGTTCACGTTTGCAGGGATACATGTTAACACGGAGGGTCAAGCATTAAATAAACACAATAATCCGATTCCAGGACTATTTGCTGCTGGTGAAATGGTTGGAGGTATTTTTTACGAAAATTACCCGGGAGGATCAGGGCTCATGTCTGGTTCTGTATTTGGGAAAACAGCTGGAACATCCGCTGCAAGATATGTGCAAGAAAAACGAACATTGTCTCAAAAGTAG
- the uxuA gene encoding mannonate dehydratase produces the protein MKVSFRWFGEKEDTVTLNQIKQIPGMDGIVGALYDVPVGEVWPLEKVQQLKQHVLNAGLNLEVIESVNVHEDIKLGLSTRDAYIQNYQQTLRHLATVGIKVVCYNFMPIFDWTRTDLAKPLPDGSNVLAFQRNLIDSIDPLQFAEQVEHNSNGYPLPGWEPERMKTIKRLFTLYESVSEEDLFNHLQYFLENVIPVAEECDIKLAIHPDDPPWSVFKLPRIVTNKENLARIVNLVDSPYNGLTLCSGSLGANPNNNVPEIFREFLHRDRVPFVHVRNIKIEENGDFAEASHRGQDGSLDIYGIVKALHDYGFTGYIRPDHGRMIWDEKARPGYGLYDRALGVMYLLGIWDCLVREKSSAFHRIEEKK, from the coding sequence ATGAAAGTTTCGTTTCGTTGGTTTGGTGAAAAAGAGGATACCGTTACGTTAAACCAGATAAAACAAATCCCAGGAATGGATGGAATTGTAGGAGCTTTATATGATGTTCCTGTCGGGGAAGTGTGGCCGTTAGAGAAGGTTCAGCAATTAAAGCAACACGTATTAAATGCCGGATTAAATTTGGAAGTAATCGAGAGTGTTAATGTTCACGAAGATATTAAGTTAGGTCTATCTACAAGAGATGCATACATTCAAAACTATCAACAAACATTACGACATCTAGCTACCGTCGGAATTAAAGTCGTCTGCTATAATTTCATGCCAATCTTCGATTGGACACGTACAGATTTGGCAAAGCCACTGCCGGATGGCTCGAATGTTTTAGCTTTTCAAAGAAATCTCATTGATTCGATTGATCCGCTCCAGTTTGCGGAACAAGTAGAACATAATTCGAATGGCTATCCGCTTCCAGGTTGGGAACCAGAACGAATGAAAACAATAAAGCGTCTCTTTACGTTATACGAGTCTGTATCCGAGGAAGACTTATTTAATCATCTTCAATACTTTTTAGAAAACGTCATTCCAGTAGCAGAGGAATGTGATATAAAGTTGGCGATTCATCCAGATGATCCACCTTGGTCTGTTTTTAAACTTCCTAGAATTGTAACGAATAAAGAGAACCTAGCCCGTATAGTAAACCTTGTCGATAGTCCGTATAATGGGTTAACGTTATGCTCAGGTTCGCTTGGAGCAAATCCAAACAATAACGTGCCCGAGATTTTTCGAGAGTTTTTGCATCGCGATCGAGTTCCGTTTGTGCATGTACGCAATATTAAAATAGAGGAAAATGGAGATTTTGCTGAAGCCTCTCATCGAGGACAAGATGGTTCTTTAGATATATATGGGATAGTGAAAGCACTTCATGACTATGGTTTCACAGGCTATATCCGCCCAGACCATGGCCGAATGATTTGGGATGAAAAAGCAAGACCGGGCTATGGATTATATGACCGTGCATTAGGCGTCATGTATTTGTTAGGCATTTGGGATTGCTTGGTAAGAGAAAAATCAAGTGCTTTTCATAGAATTGAGGAGAAGAAATGA
- a CDS encoding tripartite tricarboxylate transporter substrate binding protein, which translates to MKKFSILILFIVLVLSACGGANSASGSGDFPKKKVEIIAPASPGGGWDLTARSVQKVLQDKELVSQNINVVNKPGGGGEVGWKYLQSKDAHYLAVNSSLVLTNNLLGQSDLTYEEFTPLATLATEWQAIAVPADSKYKSASELMKQMKEDPKSIKIGVGPALGNDDHLSFVQAADEYGVDPSQVDFLVYEGGGDVVTALLGGHVDAVTTSLSEVKDQHVAGKLKILAVSSEKRIEGLDDVPTWTEEGVDMVFPHWRGIMGPPDMTEEEIAYWDKKLGEMVKSAEWKEVLKNNDWEGFYKDSEETAAFMKEQHELYTRLVNQSGLAE; encoded by the coding sequence ATGAAGAAGTTTTCCATTTTGATCTTGTTCATTGTATTAGTGCTTTCAGCATGTGGTGGAGCTAACTCAGCTTCAGGAAGTGGAGATTTTCCGAAAAAGAAAGTTGAAATTATAGCTCCTGCATCACCAGGAGGCGGCTGGGATTTAACAGCGCGTTCTGTTCAAAAGGTTTTACAAGATAAAGAGCTTGTAAGCCAAAACATTAATGTAGTAAATAAGCCAGGTGGTGGCGGAGAGGTTGGTTGGAAGTATTTGCAATCGAAAGATGCGCATTACTTAGCAGTCAATTCCAGTTTAGTGCTTACCAATAATTTGTTGGGGCAAAGTGATCTCACATATGAAGAATTTACACCACTAGCTACGTTAGCTACAGAATGGCAAGCCATTGCGGTTCCTGCTGATTCGAAGTATAAGTCTGCTTCTGAATTAATGAAGCAGATGAAAGAAGACCCAAAGTCCATCAAGATTGGGGTAGGTCCAGCATTGGGGAATGATGATCACCTTTCCTTTGTTCAAGCAGCGGATGAATATGGCGTGGATCCATCGCAAGTAGACTTCCTAGTGTATGAAGGTGGTGGTGATGTTGTGACAGCTCTCTTAGGTGGTCACGTAGATGCAGTTACAACCTCTTTGTCCGAAGTGAAAGATCAGCACGTTGCAGGCAAATTGAAAATTTTAGCAGTTTCGTCTGAAAAAAGAATTGAAGGATTAGACGATGTTCCAACATGGACAGAAGAGGGCGTAGACATGGTATTCCCTCACTGGAGAGGTATTATGGGACCACCGGATATGACGGAGGAAGAAATTGCATACTGGGATAAGAAATTAGGAGAAATGGTTAAGTCTGCGGAGTGGAAAGAAGTGTTGAAAAACAACGATTGGGAAGGGTTCTATAAAGATAGTGAAGAAACAGCTGCGTTCATGAAAGAGCAACATGAACTGTACACAAGATTAGTAAATCAATCTGGTCTCGCAGAATGA
- a CDS encoding ROK family protein — protein sequence MSRYLAFDIGGTYVKYGLVDSNGHIVHQDKFKTPTSLGVLLEDIARLSRMKNDVEGIAVSAPGAVSDSGIIYGSSAVKYLHGPNIRELISEQTGYPVFMENDAHCAAYAELWQGAAKGKKDVMVMVIGTGIGGAVIKDGTIHKGANIHGGEFGYMLLTSDVKDSNDVWSRVASSKALVRKVAARKGLQADQLTGEEIFDMVDKGDKDVNQLVEEWYHLLAIGIYNLQYIYDPELLLIGGGISVRKDLIPKIQEKLSKLLGAIDLAKITPNIQACHFRQNANLLGAVYGYKKKYEGL from the coding sequence ATGAGTAGATATCTTGCATTTGATATCGGTGGAACGTATGTCAAGTATGGATTAGTAGACTCTAACGGACATATTGTGCACCAGGATAAGTTTAAGACACCTACTTCATTAGGGGTATTATTAGAAGATATAGCTCGCTTATCAAGAATGAAAAACGATGTAGAAGGAATAGCAGTTAGCGCACCAGGAGCTGTCTCCGACTCTGGAATTATTTATGGATCAAGTGCAGTAAAGTATTTGCACGGTCCAAACATCAGAGAGTTAATTAGCGAACAGACTGGCTATCCTGTATTTATGGAAAATGATGCACACTGCGCTGCCTATGCAGAGCTTTGGCAAGGGGCAGCAAAAGGGAAAAAGGATGTTATGGTCATGGTTATTGGCACTGGCATTGGAGGAGCAGTTATCAAGGATGGTACCATCCATAAAGGTGCAAATATTCATGGCGGAGAATTTGGATATATGCTGTTGACCTCAGACGTGAAGGACAGCAACGATGTTTGGAGTCGAGTAGCATCCAGTAAAGCACTAGTCCGCAAAGTGGCCGCACGAAAAGGCTTGCAAGCAGATCAACTAACAGGAGAAGAAATCTTTGACATGGTAGATAAAGGAGACAAAGACGTCAATCAGCTCGTGGAGGAGTGGTATCACTTGTTAGCAATTGGGATTTATAATCTTCAATACATCTACGATCCAGAATTGCTGTTAATTGGTGGCGGCATCAGTGTGCGAAAGGATCTAATTCCAAAGATACAAGAAAAATTGAGCAAACTTCTTGGAGCCATTGACCTTGCCAAAATTACGCCTAACATTCAAGCGTGTCACTTTAGACAGAACGCAAATTTACTCGGTGCAGTTTATGGGTATAAGAAAAAGTATGAGGGACTATAA
- a CDS encoding response regulator yields MYNVLIAEDDFRVAEIHEQYLTRFPELRLIGKAMNAKEVMEYLERKQVDLILLDVYLPDSLGTELLHRIRQAYPKVNVIMITAATDKSFLEKALQYGVQHYIIKPVTLEQFSSAIKQYLRNRNVLESMNEVDQETVNHFFGSTSSVPEKTVLPSGIDNLTLKKVNDILSAQSAGITSEEVGEKMGASRTTARRYLEYLVGIGQADVEHTYGIVGRPERRYHAR; encoded by the coding sequence ATGTATAACGTACTTATTGCAGAGGATGATTTTCGTGTGGCAGAAATTCATGAGCAATACTTAACTAGGTTCCCGGAACTAAGACTAATAGGAAAAGCAATGAATGCAAAAGAAGTAATGGAATACTTAGAAAGAAAACAGGTTGACTTAATTTTATTAGATGTTTATTTACCTGACTCATTGGGAACAGAACTTCTTCACCGAATAAGACAAGCCTACCCCAAAGTTAACGTTATTATGATTACTGCAGCAACAGATAAATCCTTTCTTGAAAAAGCGTTACAATATGGCGTTCAACACTACATCATAAAACCTGTAACACTTGAACAATTTTCCTCAGCAATCAAACAGTATCTAAGAAATAGGAATGTCTTGGAATCTATGAATGAAGTGGATCAAGAAACAGTTAACCATTTTTTTGGCTCGACTTCTAGCGTACCAGAAAAAACTGTTCTCCCATCAGGGATAGATAATTTAACGTTAAAAAAAGTAAATGACATATTAAGTGCGCAATCAGCTGGGATTACGTCTGAGGAAGTAGGAGAAAAAATGGGAGCATCAAGAACAACAGCCAGAAGGTATCTTGAATACTTAGTCGGAATTGGTCAAGCAGATGTGGAGCACACCTATGGAATTGTTGGTCGTCCTGAAAGAAGATACCATGCTAGATAG
- a CDS encoding PAS domain-containing protein, producing MIIYSIGVLALGIIGSFLLAKSIRKDTLGLEPHEISSLYREKEGILQSVKEGIMAIDAKRKVTMTNFSAKSLLDITQDVSGKEISEVIHSPKLLEVLHSNKPETNIEILHNQRTLIINTQPIFEEEQTVGVVASFRDKTDIKKKWWMLFLK from the coding sequence ATGATTATTTATTCGATAGGAGTCTTAGCGCTAGGAATTATAGGGAGCTTTTTACTAGCAAAAAGCATTAGAAAAGATACTCTTGGCCTTGAGCCACATGAGATTTCTAGTCTTTATAGAGAAAAAGAAGGGATTCTCCAGTCTGTGAAGGAAGGGATTATGGCAATAGATGCAAAACGTAAAGTAACCATGACAAACTTCTCGGCTAAATCGCTGTTAGATATTACACAGGATGTGAGTGGGAAAGAAATTTCAGAGGTTATTCATTCTCCCAAGCTGTTGGAAGTTCTCCATTCTAATAAGCCAGAAACAAATATTGAGATTCTTCACAATCAACGTACGCTTATCATAAATACACAGCCAATCTTTGAAGAGGAACAAACAGTAGGTGTTGTGGCAAGCTTCCGGGATAAGACAGATATCAAAAAAAAATGGTGGATGCTCTTTCTGAAGTGA